The sequence AATCATGGCGTTCTTTGATAGGCAGCAAACGTTTCATCAAAACCCACCTGAAGAATTCTACAAACAACCACAATTATTCCCATTGGAGAGTAATCATCAACTCCTAAATGGATGAAGAGAGGGTAAATATATCGCCTATCGATGATCCAACCGATGATCGTCTGATGATCACGACTGATCTCGTTGCGGGTTGTTGCAATGGGCTTGTGTGTGTTATCAACACCGATGAGTGTCGTTTCTTCGTGTCGAACACAGCCACTAGAATCTCCATCGAATTACCAGACATTGGCCTTACTTATTCATCATCTTCAATTAACGAAATTAGGGTTTGGTTGGGATGAAGAGAGTAGCGCACACAAGGTGTTTGTTGGTATGCTTTATGTAGATGATCACGAGAGATTGGGTAAGGTTTAGAGCTCGAAGACGAATTCATGGAAGACGGTGGAGCACGGGAGCCTCGACTGGCATTGCTCTTTAGGGAAGTTTGCGTGTGGGAGGCTTCACTGGGTCGCAGTGAGTGGCGGATATACATACATTGAATCCTTCGACTTGAAGACTGAGGTGTTT comes from Salvia miltiorrhiza cultivar Shanhuang (shh) chromosome 3, IMPLAD_Smil_shh, whole genome shotgun sequence and encodes:
- the LOC131018386 gene encoding F-box protein CPR1-like, translated to MDEERVNISPIDDPTDDRLMITTDLVAGCCNGLVCVINTDECRFFVSNTATRISIELPDIGLTYSSSSINEIRSSKTNSWKTVEHGSLDWHCSLGKFACGRLHWVAVSGGYTYIESFDLKTEVFGTMELPCKLQEGDGIRPWLCVIEGYLSVVCDDIGNGKRRVWVMKDYGVKESWVEVITQPSEKFTRCCKVFFYPESLVSPIPQKNLV